One Formosa sp. Hel3_A1_48 genomic window, CTCCAAAAATATACAGACCGGGTTGATTACTTAGATTTTCCAGAAGTTGATAACTACTAAAATAAGCTAAGAAAATAAAAATAATATCTGCTAAAACAACACCAAGATTGAAAGAAATAGCTGCCCTGAATCCCTTTACAACACTCGTCTCTAAAAGAACAAAAAAAACTGGTCCTATCATAAAAGATAAGAAAAAACCTAAAGGTATGGCTGCTTGAATATCTTCTAACACTATAATCTATTCTTTGAAAATGACTCGACCTCCGAAAAGTCTATTTTGCTTAAGTTGTTTTGGGGTTCCATATATAAAAACATCACCGCCAGAAAATATTTTAACATCCAAAACATCTGTCGTTTTTACTTCTGCTTCTCCTCCTGCTTTTATAAAAAGTGTGGTGTTTTGAGCCCTTGTTTTGCTTCCTTTGTAAATACCACCTGTTCTTATATTAAGTTGCTGTCGCTCAGAATTTCCTGTTGTATTAATAACACTTCCGGTTACGGCTTTAACATTTAATACTTTTGTTTCCACGACAGCTGTAATTTTACTTCCTTCCTGTGCTTTTAAGGTTAGCTCATATTGTTTGATTGGTTCTTCTATGGTAACAACAGCACCCTCATTAGCATCTACTTCATCTATCGAGGTGTAATAAAGTTTGAGGTTTGTTTTTGCTCCGCTGAACATTTTATCTACTTTCATTTTGACTTTAAGAGTGTTGTTTTTTTGAACAATTCTAACAGCGTCGGCTTGCTCTCCAGATATAATGATTTTGTTTTGATCTGATTTAATTAAGCTTACATTAATAAGATCATAAACTTTTAGTTGTGAGAACTCTCCTAAGGTTTTGGTTATTGGAGTTTGGGAAAATAATTGTGTGCTTAGAAGTAGTATTATATAATATTTTTTGTTCTTCATTTTTTAAAATTTAGGTTAATTTAAAATCTAAGTGTCTTTTTAATAAATCTGCTTTTTTTACTTGTACTTCAACCTGGTCACCAAGTTGGTATTTGTTTTTTGAGCGCTCTCCTATTAAAGCATAGTTGTCTTGATCAAAAGAATAATAATCTCCGCTGATGTCTTTGACACGAACCATTCCTTCACATTTATTTTCAATGATTTCTACATACATACCCCACTCTGTGACACCGGAAATGATCCCAAGAAAAGGAGTGTTTTTTTTATTCATCATATATTTTATTTGCATGTATTTGATTGAATCTCGCTCTGCCTTTGTCGCTAAATTTTCCATAGAAGAAGAGTGTTTACACTTCTCTTCAAACTCAGTAGCGTTAACTGTTTTATTACCATCTAAATAGTGTTGTAACAAACGATGTGCCATAACGTCTGGGTATCGTCTTATTGGGGATGTAAAGTGGCTGTAATAATCGAAAGATAGACCGTAGTGTCCTATATTTTGAGTAGAATATTCTGCCTTACTCATACACCGTATTGCTAAGGTATCAACTAGATTTTGTTCTTTTTTTCCAACAACGTTAATTAATAATTTATTTAAAGAAGAGCTTATTTGATTTTGATCTTTAATATTTATTTGATGACCAAATTGAGAAACAACTCGTTGTAGACTTTCTAATTTTTGTTGATCTGGTACGTCGTGAACTCTGTAGATGAATGTTTTTTTAGGGGTTTGTTTTCCTATAAATTCTGCAACTTTTTTATTAGCTAATAACATAAATTCTTCTATTAACTTATTTGCATCCTTAGATGTTTTAAAATAAACACCTTTAGGCTCCTTGTTAGTTGATAGTGTAAATTTAACCTCTTTTTTATCAAAAGATATTGCACCATCATTCATTCTTTTAGCTCTTAATATTTTAGCGAGGTCATCTAATTTTAAAATTGCTTCTTTTATAAGGTTCGTCGTTTTGTATTGTAGTTTAGTTAATGCTATTTCTTTTGGAATAAGAAGATCTTTCGTTTCTATAATGTATTGTGCTTCTTCATAACTAAATCGAGCGTCACTATAAGTGACTGTTCTTCCAAACCATTGATTTTTAAGTTCTGCATTATTATCTAGTTCAAAAACTGCAGAAAATGTATATTTCTCTTCATTTGGTCGTAACGAACAAGCATTATTAGATAATACTTCAGGGAGCATTGGAACAACTCTATCTACAAGATAAACCGATGTAGCGCGTTCGTAGGCCTCATCGTCTAAAATAGTACCTTCTTGTAAATAGTGAGAAACATCAGCAATATGTATACCTATCTCATAATTTCCATTTTTAAGTATTTGAAATGAAAGGGCGTCATCAAAATCTTTTGCATCTTTAGGATCGATGGTAAAAGTTAATATTTGACGCATATCACGTCTCTTTTTTATTTCTTCCTTTGTAATAGATGTATCTAAATTATTAGCGAAGTCTTCAACTTTTTTATCAAATTTGTAAGGTAAACCATATGCTGCGAGAATGGCATGTATTTCTGTTTGGTGGTCTCCAGCATCGCCAAGAACTTCAACTACTTTTCCTGTTGGACACTCTGCTTTTGAAGGCCATTCAACTATTTTAACTAAAACCTTTTGACCTTCTTTTGCATTTTTTATTTTCTTTAAA contains:
- a CDS encoding head GIN domain-containing protein gives rise to the protein MKNKKYYIILLLSTQLFSQTPITKTLGEFSQLKVYDLINVSLIKSDQNKIIISGEQADAVRIVQKNNTLKVKMKVDKMFSGAKTNLKLYYTSIDEVDANEGAVVTIEEPIKQYELTLKAQEGSKITAVVETKVLNVKAVTGSVINTTGNSERQQLNIRTGGIYKGSKTRAQNTTLFIKAGGEAEVKTTDVLDVKIFSGGDVFIYGTPKQLKQNRLFGGRVIFKE
- the rnr gene encoding ribonuclease R encodes the protein MPKKSKTKSTAFKKHISRILSILNSSTSLNHKQISMKLGIHNPRKRAEVIECLHYLMISNQIEEKRRGIYTIKKNNKYLTGIFDLTARGSGYIISDDFEEDIFVSSNKTMGALSGDEIEFYILNRKKKGRLEGEVTQILKRSKSEYVGVIQLNKNFAFVVPDDKKMPVDIYVPLKKIKNAKEGQKVLVKIVEWPSKAECPTGKVVEVLGDAGDHQTEIHAILAAYGLPYKFDKKVEDFANNLDTSITKEEIKKRRDMRQILTFTIDPKDAKDFDDALSFQILKNGNYEIGIHIADVSHYLQEGTILDDEAYERATSVYLVDRVVPMLPEVLSNNACSLRPNEEKYTFSAVFELDNNAELKNQWFGRTVTYSDARFSYEEAQYIIETKDLLIPKEIALTKLQYKTTNLIKEAILKLDDLAKILRAKRMNDGAISFDKKEVKFTLSTNKEPKGVYFKTSKDANKLIEEFMLLANKKVAEFIGKQTPKKTFIYRVHDVPDQQKLESLQRVVSQFGHQINIKDQNQISSSLNKLLINVVGKKEQNLVDTLAIRCMSKAEYSTQNIGHYGLSFDYYSHFTSPIRRYPDVMAHRLLQHYLDGNKTVNATEFEEKCKHSSSMENLATKAERDSIKYMQIKYMMNKKNTPFLGIISGVTEWGMYVEIIENKCEGMVRVKDISGDYYSFDQDNYALIGERSKNKYQLGDQVEVQVKKADLLKRHLDFKLT